The DNA window cgggttcaagcgattctcctgcctcagcctccagagtagctgggattataggcatgtgccactacgcctgactaattttgtgttttcagtagagacggggtttctcaggctggtctcaaactcccgaactcaggtgatccacccgcctgggtctcccaaagtgctgggattacaggcgtgagccactgtgcctggtcaattGACGTCTTTCTATAGCCCCAAACCCGTCCCAGTTAGCGTGGAGGGATTTTAGGTAGGTGACACAGAAACTGGGTAATGATGGCAGGTGTGGAGGAGCAGAATGTACCACTGAGTGGGGGGTCCGGGGGAAACATGTGGCAGAAATAGCCTCCCGTTCCACGTGATCTGCCAAAATTGAACATGGGGCATTTAGCAGGGGTGCCATGTCAGTTGGGGAACTATCCTTAGGGGCGCTAACCCAAGTCTCCCTTTCTCCAACCAGCGCACCCTGCCTTCCTCATCAGATGGCACTCCCCCGCCACCTTCCTCAGTCAGGTCGTGATGGCGCTTTGTGACGTCGAAGGCCACCCTTCCCGCCCAGGGCTACCATTGGCTGGGGAGTGGGGTGCTGACCAATCACAGCTCAGGGACGTGGTCGCCTATTGTCCCGAGACCGCGGGAGGGGTATATACGGGGACACCAGGCGGCCTGCGGTTGACCGTTGGGAGACGTTGAGCTGTGGAAGATGAGTCCGAAGCCGGAAGCCTCGGGATCCCCGGCCGAGCCCAAGGAGACCCAAAAGAGGAAGTTGTCTCCGCAGCAGGACTCCAGCAGCCCGAAGAAGAAGGTGAGGGACCCACCCAAGCTCCTCCTCGGCTTCCCCTTGCTCTTTCCTCACCAGAATCCTCTCCCGTCCTCCCCTGGCACAGCCCCCCAGCCCGGCCCGCCCGCCTCTGAGGAAACGTCCCTGTTcccagcctcctccagcctcttccCTCAACCAGAGCCCTTCTGGGATCTCCCTGTTGTCCTTCCAGGCTACCCGGGCGGCCAAGAAGGGAAAAGCAGCTCGTGGACGGAGGGGCAAGAAGACACGGGCCGCGAGCAAGatggcggcggtggcggcggcccCTGAGGTGGGGAGCGGGCCAGCGGCCCCCGGCCCCAGTGACCAGCCCAGCCAGGAGGAGCTCCCTCAGCACCANNNNNNNNNNNNNNNNNNNNNNNNNNNNNNNNNNNNNNNNNNNNNNNNNNNNNNNNNNNNNNNNNNNNNNNNNNNNNNNNNNNNNNNNNNNNNNNNNNNNNNNNNNNNNNNNNNNNNNNNNNNNNNNNNNNNNNNNNNNNNNNNNNNNNNNNNNNNNNNNNNNNNNNNNNNNNNNNNNNNNNNNNNNNNNNNNNNNNNNNNNNNNNNNNNNNNNNNNNNNNNNNNNNNNNNNNNNNNNNNNNNNNNNNNNNNNNNNNNNNNNNNNNNNNNNNNNNNNNNNNNNNNNNNNNNNNNNNNNNNNNNNNNNNNNNNNNNNNNNNNNNNNNNNNNNNNNNNNNNNNNNNNNNNNNNNNNNNNNNNNNNNNNNNNNNNNNNNNNNNNNNNNNNNNNNNNNNNNNNNNNNNNNNNNNNNNNNNNNNNNNNNNNNNNNNNNNNNNNNNNNNNNNNNNNNNNNNNNNNNNNNNNNNNNNNNNNNNNNNNNNNNNNNNNNNNNNNNNNNNNNNNNNNNNNNNNNNNNNNNNNNNNNNNNNNNNNNNNNNNNNNNNNNNNNNNNNNNNNNNNNNNNNNNNNNNNNNNNNNNNNNNNNNNNNNNNNNNNNNNNNNNNNNNNNNNNNNNNNNNNNNNNNNNNNNNNNNNNNNNNNNNNNNNNNNNNNNNNNNNNNNNNNNNNNNNNNNNNNNNNNNNNNNNNNNNNNNNNNNNNNNNNNNNNNNNNNNNNNNNNNNNNNNNNNNNNNNNNNNNNNNNNNNNNNNNNNNNNNNNNNNNNNNNNNNNNNNNNNNNNNNNNNNNNNNNNNNNNNNNNNNNNNNNNNNNNNNNNNNNNNNNNNNNNNNNNNNNNNNNNNNNNNNNNNNNNNNNNNNNNNNNNNNNNNNNNNNNNNNNNNNNNNNNNNNNNNNNNNNNNNNNNNNNNNNNNNNNNNNNNNNNNNNNNNNNNNNNNNNNNNNNNNNNNNNNNNNNNNNNNNNNNNNNNNNNNNNNNNNNNNNNNNNNNNNNNNNNNNNNNNNNNNNNNNNNNNNNNNNNNNNNNNNNNNNNNNNNNNNNNNNNNNNNNNNNNNNNNNNNNNNNNNNNNNNNNNNNNNNNNNNNNNNNNNNNNNNNNNNNNNNNNNNNNNNNNNNNNNNNNNNNNNNNNNNNNNNNNNNNNNNNNNNNNNNNNNNNNNNNNNNNNNNNNNNNNNNNNNNNNNNNNNNNNNNNNNNNNNNNNNNNNNNNNNNNNNNNNNNNNNNNNNNNNNNNNNNNNNNNNNNNNNNNNNNNNNNNNNNNNNNNNNNNNNNNNNNNNNNNNNNNNNNNNNNNNNNNNNNNNNNNNNNNNNNNNNNNNNNNNNNNNNNNNNNNNNNNNNNNNNNNNNNNNNNNNNNNNNNNNNNNNNNNNNNNNNNNNNNNNNNNNNNNNNNNNNNNNNNNNNNNNNNNNNNNNNNNNNNNNNNNNNNNNNNNNNNNNNNNNNNNNNNNNNNNNNNNNNNNNNNNNNNNNNNNNNNNNNNNNNNNNNNNNNNNNNNNNNNNNNNNNNNNNNNNNNNNNNNNNNNNNNNNNNNNNNNNNNNNNNNNNNNNNNNNNNNNNNNNNNNNNNNNNNNNNNNNNNNNNNNNNNNNNNNNNNNNNNNNNNNNNNNNNNNNNNNNNNNNNNNNNNNNNNNNNNNNNNNNNNNNNNNNNNNNNNNNNNNNNNNNNNNNNNNNNNNNNNNNNNNNNNNNNNNNNNNNNNNNNNNNNNNNNNNNNNNNNNNNNNNNNNNNNNNNNNNNNNNNNNNNNNNNNNNNNNNNNNNNNNNNNNNNNNNNNNNNNNNNNNNNNNNNNNNNNNNNNNNNNNNNNNNNNNNNNNNNNNNNNNNNNNNNNNNNNNNNNNNNNNNNNNNNNNNNNNNNNNNNNNNNNNNNNNNNNNNNNNNNNNNNNNNNNNNNNNNNNNNNNNNNNNNNNNNNNNNNNNNNNNNNNNNNNNNNNNNNNNNNNNNNNNNNNNNNNNNNNNNNNNNNNNNNNNNNNNNNNNNNNNNNNNNNNNNNNNNNNNNNNNNNNNNNNNNNNNNNNNNNNNNNNNNNNNNNNNNNNNNNNNNNNNNNNNNNNNNNNNNNNNNNNNNNNNNNNNNNNNNNNNNNNNNNNNNNNNNNNNNNNNNNNNNNNNNNNNNNNNNNNNNNNNNNNNNNNNNNNNNNNNNNNNNNNNNNNNNNNNNNNNNNNNNNNNNNNNNNNNNNNNNNNNNNNNNNNNNNNNNNNNNNNNNNNNNNNNNNNNNNNNNNNNNNNNNNNNNNNNNNNNNNNNNNNNNNNNNNNNNNNNNNNNNNNNNNNNNNNNNNNNNNNNNNNNNNNNNNNNNNNNNNNNNNNNNNNNNNNNNNNNNNNNNNNNNNNNNNNNNNNNNNNNNNNNNNNNNNNNNNNNNNNNNNNNNNNNNNNNNNNNNNNNNNNNNNNNNNNNNNNNNNNNNNNNNNNNNNNNNNNNNNNNNNNNNNNNNNNNNNNNNNNNNNNNNNNNNNNNNNNNNNNNNNNNNNNNNNNNNNNNNNNNNNNNNNNNNNNNNNNNNNNNNNNNNNNNNNNNNNNNNNNNNNNNNNNNNNNNNNNNNNNNNNNNNNNNNNNNNNNNNNNNNNNNNNNNNNNNNNNNNNNNNNNNNNNNNNNNNNNNNNNNNNNNNNNNNNNNNNNNNNNNNNNNNNNNNNNNNNNNNNNNNNNNNNNNNNNNNNNNNNNNNNNNNNNNNNNNNNNNNNNNNNNNNNNNNNNNNNNNNNNNNNNNNNNNNNNNNNNNNNNNNNNNNNNNNNNNNNNNNNNNNNNNNNNNNNNNNNNNNNNNNNNNNNNNNNNNNNNNNNNNNNNNNNNNNNNNNNNNNNNNNNNNNNNNNNNNNNNNNNNNNNNNNNNNNNNNNNNNNNNNNNNNNNNNNNNNNNNNNNNNNNNNNNNNNNNNNNNNNNNNNNNNNNNNNNNNNNNNNNNNNNNNNNNNNNNNNNNNNNNNNNNNNNNNNNNNNNNNNNNNNNNNNNNNNNNNNNNNNNNNNNNNNNNNNNNNNNNNNNNNNNNNNNNNNNNNNNNNNNNNNNNNNNNNNNNNNNNNNNNNNNNNNNNNNNNNNNNNNNNNNNNNNNNNNNNNNNNNNNNNNNNNNNNNNNNNNNNNNNNNNNNNNNNNNNNNNNNNNNNNNNNNNNNNNNNNNNNNNNNNNNNNNNNNNNNNNNNNNNNNNNNNNNNNNNNNNNNNNNNNNNNNNNNNNNNNNNNNNNNNNNNNNNNNNNNNNNNNNNNNNNNNNNNNNNNNNNNNNNNNNNNNNNNNNNNNNNNNNNNNNNNNNNNNNNNNNNNNNNNNNNNNNNNNNNNNNNNNNNNNNNNNNNNNNNNNNNNNNNNNNNNNNNNNNNNNNNNNNNNNNNNNNNNNNNNNNNNNNNNNNNNNNNNNNNNNNNNNNNNNNNNNNNNNNNNNNNNNNNNNNNNNNNNNNNNNNNNNNNNNNNNNNNNNNNNNNNNNNNNNNNNNNNNNNNNNNNNNNNNNNNNNNNNNNNNNNNNNNNNNNNNNNNNNNNNNNNNNNNNNNNNNNNNNNNNNNNNNNNNNNNNNNNNNNNNNNNNNNNNNNNNNNNNNNNNNNNNNNNNNNNNNNNNNNNNNNNNNNNNNNNNNNNNNNNNNNNNNNNNNNNNNNNNNNNNNNNNNNNNNNNNNNNNNNNNNNNNNNNNNNNNNNNNNNNNNNNNNNNNNNNNNNNNNNNNNNNNNNNNNNNNNNNNNNNNNNNNNNNNNNNNNNNNNNNNNNNNNNNNNNNNNNNNNNNNNNNNNNNNNNNNNNNNNNNNNNNNNNNNNNNNNNNNNNNNNNNNNNNNNNNNNNNNNNNNNNNNNNNNNNNNNNNNNNNNNNNNNNNNNNNNNNNNNNNNNNNNNNNNNNNNN is part of the Piliocolobus tephrosceles isolate RC106 chromosome Y, ASM277652v3, whole genome shotgun sequence genome and encodes:
- the LOC111528506 gene encoding testis-specific basic protein Y 1-like gives rise to the protein MSPKPEASGSPAEPKETQKRKLSPQQDSSSPKKKATRAAKKGKAARGRRGKKTRAASKMAAVAAAPEVGSGPAAPGPSDQPSQEELPQTAAQRCGSSTVLDTVRGLKRHSRHIPCFRDHFLAAFMTGVMFL